The Halomonas sp. 7T genome contains a region encoding:
- a CDS encoding TlyA family RNA methyltransferase, with translation MIRLDQLLVSQGLANSRTRAQRLIRNGRVRLADGRTLNKPSEKWPIDTPLNVEDDPEERYASRAGLKLEGVLQALNMRLEGRGVLDIGQSTGGFTDCALQFGARHVVGVEVGHDQLANHLRNDPRVACLEGLNAREMSRASALLSALAEWPIDLAVMDVSFISQTLILPEIAALLPTDGQLLSLVKPQFELEPNALDKRGVVRDPRRFAEVEQKIRTACQQYGLVISHWQESPITGGDGNREFLLFASKR, from the coding sequence ATGATTCGACTCGATCAACTTTTGGTCAGCCAAGGGCTGGCTAATTCACGCACCCGCGCCCAGCGTCTGATACGCAACGGCCGCGTTCGGCTTGCCGATGGCCGCACGCTTAATAAGCCTTCAGAAAAGTGGCCAATCGACACGCCACTCAACGTGGAAGATGATCCGGAGGAGCGCTATGCCTCCCGCGCCGGACTGAAGTTAGAGGGCGTTTTGCAAGCGCTCAACATGCGCCTAGAAGGGCGAGGCGTATTAGATATTGGCCAATCGACCGGCGGGTTCACCGACTGCGCCCTGCAGTTTGGCGCGCGCCACGTCGTTGGCGTCGAAGTAGGTCACGACCAGCTCGCTAACCATTTACGAAACGACCCGCGAGTGGCTTGCCTGGAAGGACTCAACGCCCGCGAAATGAGCCGCGCTTCGGCGCTATTGAGCGCGCTTGCTGAATGGCCGATTGATCTGGCGGTGATGGATGTCTCGTTTATCTCCCAGACACTCATTCTGCCCGAGATTGCAGCGCTGCTACCCACCGATGGGCAGCTACTTTCGCTGGTCAAACCGCAGTTTGAACTGGAGCCAAACGCCCTCGACAAACGCGGCGTGGTGCGCGACCCTCGCCGCTTCGCTGAGGTAGAACAGAAAATCCGCACCGCCTGCCAGCAGTACGGGCTCGTTATTAGCCACTGGCAGGAGAGCCCGATTACCGGCGGTGACGGCAATCGGGAGTTTCTGCTGTTCGCCAGTAAGCGCTAG
- a CDS encoding YajG family lipoprotein encodes MRRRHFLCLSGALLASVLLAGCASPQYLQLSPERSASVPQTGSGQQVTVIASDARSSEVIGTRSGGTMSTAQITVNSHELIPRLQAEAERAVRDMGFNPTREAAQGRPTLKLELASLHYGRGDSGQPLVDEARIEGVFRAIAENKGTTYTGTYTSRRTQGYAIKPGEDTNTRMLNDLLSDGLNRAFSDPELGRLLAR; translated from the coding sequence ATGCGTCGGCGCCATTTTTTATGCTTATCTGGGGCACTGCTGGCCAGTGTTTTATTAGCAGGCTGTGCAAGCCCTCAATACCTCCAGCTGAGCCCCGAACGCAGTGCGAGCGTGCCGCAAACGGGCTCCGGTCAGCAGGTCACCGTCATTGCATCAGACGCGCGAAGCAGTGAAGTCATCGGGACGCGCTCTGGCGGTACGATGTCCACCGCGCAAATTACCGTCAATAGCCACGAGCTAATTCCACGCTTGCAGGCAGAAGCCGAGCGCGCTGTGCGTGATATGGGGTTCAACCCTACCCGCGAAGCTGCACAGGGGCGACCAACGTTGAAGCTTGAACTTGCCAGCCTTCATTATGGACGTGGCGATAGCGGCCAACCACTGGTGGACGAAGCACGCATCGAAGGGGTGTTTCGGGCAATTGCTGAAAACAAAGGCACAACTTATACAGGCACCTACACCTCACGGCGCACCCAGGGCTATGCCATTAAGCCCGGCGAAGACACGAATACACGTATGTTGAATGACCTGTTAAGCGACGGTTTGAACCGCGCGTTCAGCGACCCAGAGCTGGGCCGCCTGCTTGCTCGTTAA
- a CDS encoding acetyl-CoA carboxylase biotin carboxylase subunit family protein, translated as MQKNPNKGYIALLGWSLNAIEAAETFDRRYIVVAPDWAEEYCQKHDIPYVPWNFERLNDRSMEIAETLQEKGVDVAIPLYEETVEWAGAINSLLLDNPRIYGQSLLLRDKALMKRRAQLGGIRVGIFEEAHDKEDVVRFLKRVNQTLLKLDGDPNDPIHLKAFDKAGCLGHRVIRTPDEVDSIPDEEFPVLMESHLDGWEFAVEAWIHDGKIVFLNISEYVKLGYSVFVPASPELEKYREKIVAQIEKLIKAFDIEFGLIHPEYFVTSDGEMYFGEVAYRPPGFKVFELLERVYGFNAYQASMLVFDPKTIREEVAAFFPKEVEDANGFAGCFGVYPRRRVVSRLEIPAETEDHPYFESHELSTPVEETVTKRTAFGTHWGLIYFKGEDAHTIRDLLKRQEDLDFYV; from the coding sequence ATGCAAAAGAATCCCAATAAGGGTTACATCGCTCTATTAGGTTGGAGCCTCAATGCGATCGAAGCCGCAGAGACGTTTGACCGACGCTACATAGTGGTGGCACCCGATTGGGCAGAAGAGTATTGCCAAAAACATGATATTCCCTACGTGCCGTGGAATTTTGAGCGCCTCAACGACCGTTCAATGGAAATTGCCGAAACGCTGCAAGAGAAAGGCGTCGATGTGGCTATCCCACTTTACGAAGAAACGGTTGAGTGGGCCGGAGCGATTAACTCCCTGCTACTAGACAATCCGCGCATTTACGGTCAGTCGCTGTTACTGCGTGATAAAGCATTGATGAAGCGTCGCGCCCAACTAGGCGGTATTCGCGTGGGTATTTTTGAAGAAGCCCATGATAAAGAGGACGTTGTTCGCTTTCTTAAACGGGTGAACCAGACCCTGCTTAAGCTAGACGGGGATCCCAACGATCCCATCCATCTCAAAGCATTTGATAAAGCAGGCTGTCTCGGTCACCGCGTTATCCGCACACCGGATGAAGTCGACTCTATTCCCGATGAAGAGTTTCCAGTATTAATGGAATCCCACCTGGACGGCTGGGAGTTTGCCGTCGAAGCCTGGATTCACGATGGCAAAATCGTCTTCCTGAATATTTCCGAGTACGTCAAGCTGGGCTATTCGGTGTTTGTGCCTGCTTCACCAGAGCTGGAAAAATATCGAGAGAAAATTGTCGCTCAAATTGAAAAGCTGATTAAAGCATTTGATATCGAATTTGGTCTTATTCATCCCGAATACTTCGTTACCAGCGACGGTGAGATGTACTTTGGTGAGGTTGCCTACCGTCCCCCAGGCTTTAAGGTCTTTGAACTACTGGAGCGTGTTTACGGCTTTAATGCCTATCAAGCCTCCATGCTGGTGTTTGACCCGAAAACCATCCGTGAAGAAGTTGCTGCGTTCTTCCCAAAAGAGGTCGAAGATGCAAACGGCTTCGCGGGCTGCTTCGGCGTTTATCCCCGCCGTCGTGTTGTCAGCCGCTTAGAGATTCCCGCAGAGACCGAGGATCATCCCTATTTTGAGTCTCATGAGCTGAGCACCCCAGTGGAAGAGACCGTCACTAAACGCACCGCGTTTGGTACCCACTGGGGCTTGATCTACTTTAAAGGTGAGGACGCGCATACTATCCGCGATCTTTTAAAACGCCAAGAGGATCTCGACTTCTATGTATAA
- a CDS encoding phospholipase A, translating to MVIRKLLCTGFMALLGAQAFTNSALAETREDVEARIRALNTELYQLRQQLQQLDAPEEADMGLPVERLPEEVALEDLSTRRQLEQESSRNPFSITTHRTNYLFPVSYNTNQNAENFRNVTEDSSPDSAEVKFQFSAKFNLVQDLFGDVGDIYFGYTQRSWWQAYNTDASSPFRETNYEPELFIDFDNAWSALGWVNTRNRLAFNHQSNGRSAPLSRSWNRVYMENTFQRGDWALTLAPYWRVPESDSSDDNPDIQRFLGYGDIRLAKRLNNNHEIEGLVRGNPSAGNYGTQVDYSWPAFNGVRAHVQYYYGYGESMIDYNHRVHRLSLGFSLNPLFSATGLNR from the coding sequence ATGGTCATCCGAAAACTGTTATGTACCGGCTTTATGGCACTCTTAGGCGCACAAGCATTCACCAATAGTGCGCTGGCGGAAACCCGTGAGGATGTTGAAGCGCGTATTCGCGCGTTAAATACTGAGCTTTATCAGCTCCGCCAACAGCTGCAGCAACTTGATGCTCCCGAAGAGGCGGACATGGGGCTACCGGTGGAACGGCTACCTGAAGAGGTAGCACTTGAGGATCTTAGCACTCGCCGTCAATTGGAGCAGGAATCCTCCCGCAACCCTTTCTCCATTACGACTCACCGAACAAATTACTTATTCCCGGTAAGCTACAACACGAATCAAAATGCCGAAAATTTTCGCAATGTCACCGAAGATAGCTCCCCAGATAGCGCAGAGGTAAAGTTTCAGTTCAGCGCTAAATTTAACTTAGTTCAGGATCTTTTCGGCGATGTTGGCGATATTTATTTTGGCTACACTCAGCGTAGCTGGTGGCAAGCGTACAATACCGATGCCTCCTCCCCTTTCCGGGAGACCAACTATGAACCTGAACTCTTTATTGATTTTGACAATGCCTGGAGCGCCTTAGGCTGGGTAAATACGCGCAACCGGCTTGCTTTTAATCACCAATCGAACGGCCGCTCAGCTCCACTCTCCCGCAGCTGGAACAGGGTTTATATGGAAAACACCTTTCAGCGCGGTGACTGGGCACTAACATTAGCACCGTATTGGCGCGTTCCTGAATCCGACAGCAGCGACGACAATCCTGATATTCAGCGGTTTCTAGGCTATGGCGATATCCGATTGGCGAAACGGCTGAATAATAACCATGAAATAGAAGGCTTGGTGCGGGGCAACCCAAGTGCTGGCAACTACGGCACGCAGGTTGATTACAGCTGGCCCGCGTTTAACGGCGTACGTGCCCATGTGCAGTACTACTACGGCTACGGAGAAAGCATGATTGACTACAACCATCGTGTACATCGCCTAAGCCTCGGTTTCAGTCTTAACCCTCTGTTCAGCGCCACCGGGCTAAACCGTTAA
- a CDS encoding DUF1820 family protein yields MAAKPIYRVVVHQQGEIWDLYVREIFQSELWGFIEVEEFVFDDASRVVVDPGAEKLQRTFEGVKRSYLPLNAIVRIDEVEREGPLKAVKSDARVAEFPRPFPLPPRGEG; encoded by the coding sequence ATGGCGGCCAAGCCGATTTATCGTGTAGTGGTTCACCAGCAGGGTGAAATTTGGGATTTATACGTAAGAGAAATCTTTCAAAGCGAACTCTGGGGCTTTATTGAAGTCGAGGAGTTTGTCTTTGACGATGCATCGCGGGTAGTCGTTGATCCAGGAGCGGAAAAGCTACAGCGCACCTTTGAAGGCGTAAAGCGTAGTTATCTGCCCCTCAATGCCATTGTGCGCATTGATGAAGTGGAGCGAGAGGGGCCCTTAAAGGCAGTTAAAAGCGATGCCCGTGTTGCGGAGTTTCCTCGTCCCTTTCCGCTGCCTCCCCGCGGAGAAGGGTAA
- a CDS encoding TIGR04211 family SH3 domain-containing protein, which yields MPVDKFRLSCYAAAVGMLLSVSGTAALAQSESQAWVSDELSTYVRSGPTDGYRIVGTLNAGEQVDMLETSGDYTRVRSNSGDTVWVLSSELQQTPSAREQLPVLEGQVSELTQELDGINATWEQRVSSMRETLEVREQRIAELEARNHELDSEADQSRQRVRALQARLDTQEEDLLMRYFMYGGGVAGAGLLVGLIVPHLPRRRKKRDRWF from the coding sequence ATGCCAGTAGACAAATTTCGTTTGAGTTGTTACGCCGCTGCCGTAGGTATGTTGTTAAGCGTTAGCGGAACTGCGGCGCTCGCACAATCAGAGAGCCAAGCCTGGGTGAGCGATGAGTTAAGCACCTATGTGCGCAGCGGGCCTACCGATGGTTACCGCATCGTGGGGACACTGAACGCGGGTGAGCAAGTCGACATGCTCGAAACCAGCGGTGACTACACCCGCGTACGCAGTAACAGCGGTGATACGGTGTGGGTGTTAAGCAGCGAATTACAGCAAACCCCCAGTGCCCGTGAACAGTTACCGGTGCTTGAAGGCCAAGTAAGTGAACTGACGCAAGAGTTGGATGGGATCAATGCAACGTGGGAGCAGCGCGTTAGCTCCATGCGGGAAACCCTGGAAGTGCGCGAGCAGCGTATTGCCGAGTTAGAAGCTCGCAACCACGAATTGGATAGTGAAGCCGATCAGTCTCGTCAGCGGGTCCGGGCGCTTCAGGCGCGCTTGGACACCCAGGAAGAAGACTTGCTAATGCGCTACTTCATGTATGGTGGTGGTGTGGCGGGCGCTGGACTGCTTGTGGGGTTGATTGTTCCTCACCTGCCACGTCGTCGTAAAAAGCGCGACCGCTGGTTTTAA
- the mscK gene encoding mechanosensitive channel MscK, which translates to MCIGAAAVHANIPSGVPSQSQLSERLAELVNQESELTPEQLREKESLEAALQAYDRLMAVDERLNALDQRIAQAPELLLRLERELNEAEEESLQLSVDNLSDMPLEALETQQAEAVVELQQLESQLAEVNSQLLAAQTLPERAQQSISDALQRAETLRREYDEREALLEGRQLSAQNDAKLIQLRLERAQAEREVNLNQRELSANSRLRELAQQRRDLLSLQIEHQEQQLNLLQGVIDRQRRLQSEQAIADAARDDPLIAEGHPVVLNAQQINQTLSLELLRATDRANGIVRENIETQRQLDQVRQLQRSLNEQLDAIRGSQLLSRILREQRQSLPAIAPRRDLQDEIADLRLKQFDLIRQRDQLRQGERLASQRLQEAGVDVTPSLVDSLTRLYQSRRELVEQLEQAYGSLLSSAIELQLNQQQLFMTTRSLRATIDEQLFWVANSRPLDVNWLRQLPSNLGTEWREGEWRAILPNRWQGLSWHLLSGAPLLLVSLLLVGLRRRIKTRLALIHSQIGRLKSDTQLHTPKAVLLNVLLASPGPLALAGMGVGLKSAEGALAYSLAPALLQLSLSWGVIALGRRLLVADGVAERHFTWSPGYNARLRQLLGGLGVALTPVVAIAAMSGQMETPLALRPVAMGLFSMGLLAMSWWLGQLIFSHVPFFGVRLFRLILGLAMASVPLVLLGLVAWGYEYTALRLVGRFAITLYLLGLWVVVEATVVRSLAVAARRLAYRRALARRRAMVQEGAEGGLEVVEEPPLDMEKINTQSLRLSKLILLIGFSALLYLVWADLLTVLGYLDHVALWNAEEGDLVGDTLSISDFFTALLIVALTFIMASNLPGLLEVMVLSRLALKQGSAYAISSLLSYTIVGTGVVMALAALGVSWDKLQWLVAALSVGLGFGLQEIFANFISGLIILFERPIRIGDTITIGNLHGTVSRIRIRATTVTDFDRKEIIIPNKTFVTDQLINWSLSDNVTRVVLTYGVSHGSDLPLVHQLLRQAADENERVLSDPEPQVFCLSYGQHSLNFELRIFVNDLVDRLFAADEVNCRVDELFREAGVRVAFEQMDVWLHPDEGESVKVQSAKRLPPANLS; encoded by the coding sequence ATGTGTATCGGGGCTGCCGCCGTACACGCGAATATCCCCAGTGGGGTACCGTCCCAGTCGCAACTTTCTGAGCGATTGGCAGAACTCGTCAATCAAGAAAGTGAGCTAACTCCAGAGCAGCTGCGCGAAAAAGAGTCTCTGGAGGCCGCACTCCAGGCCTACGACCGTTTGATGGCTGTCGACGAGCGGCTGAATGCACTCGACCAGCGTATTGCACAAGCGCCTGAACTGCTACTTCGTTTAGAGCGCGAGTTAAACGAAGCAGAAGAGGAGAGCCTTCAGCTCTCGGTAGATAACCTCAGCGATATGCCGCTGGAGGCGTTGGAGACTCAGCAAGCAGAAGCTGTAGTGGAACTGCAGCAGTTGGAGAGCCAGCTAGCCGAGGTCAATTCCCAGCTGCTGGCCGCACAAACGCTGCCAGAGCGTGCCCAACAGTCGATTTCCGATGCGCTGCAGCGTGCCGAGACCCTGCGACGAGAGTACGACGAACGCGAAGCGTTGCTTGAAGGACGGCAGCTCTCCGCTCAAAACGATGCAAAGCTGATTCAGCTACGCCTTGAACGGGCCCAGGCAGAGCGAGAGGTTAACTTAAATCAGCGGGAGTTAAGCGCTAATAGCCGGTTACGCGAGTTGGCCCAGCAGCGCCGTGACTTATTGTCGCTACAAATAGAGCACCAAGAGCAACAGCTGAACTTGCTACAAGGCGTCATCGATCGCCAGCGCCGTTTGCAGTCTGAGCAGGCGATTGCCGATGCCGCCCGAGATGATCCGCTCATCGCGGAAGGTCATCCCGTCGTGCTCAATGCTCAGCAGATCAACCAAACGCTGAGTCTTGAGCTACTGCGCGCCACCGATCGTGCGAACGGCATTGTGCGGGAAAACATTGAGACTCAGCGTCAGCTTGATCAAGTGCGTCAGCTGCAGCGTAGCCTTAATGAGCAGCTAGACGCGATTCGCGGTAGTCAACTGCTGTCACGCATTCTACGCGAGCAGCGCCAGTCGTTGCCGGCTATCGCCCCTCGGCGCGATTTACAGGACGAAATTGCAGATCTGCGCTTAAAGCAGTTTGATTTGATTCGCCAGCGTGATCAGCTGCGCCAAGGCGAGCGCCTAGCCAGCCAACGGCTGCAAGAGGCGGGAGTCGACGTCACGCCGAGCTTGGTTGACTCGCTTACGCGGCTTTATCAATCTCGCCGTGAGCTGGTTGAACAACTTGAGCAGGCTTACGGCAGCTTGCTCAGTTCCGCCATTGAGTTGCAGCTCAACCAGCAGCAGCTATTTATGACCACGCGTAGCTTACGCGCCACCATTGACGAGCAGCTGTTCTGGGTGGCAAATAGCCGCCCGTTAGACGTTAACTGGCTACGCCAATTGCCGAGCAATCTGGGCACCGAATGGAGAGAGGGTGAGTGGCGCGCTATTTTGCCGAATCGCTGGCAGGGGCTTTCGTGGCACCTGCTAAGCGGCGCTCCGCTGCTTTTGGTAAGCCTTTTATTGGTTGGTCTGCGGCGACGCATTAAAACTCGCTTGGCATTGATCCACTCGCAGATTGGACGCTTAAAAAGCGACACCCAGCTGCATACGCCGAAAGCTGTGTTGCTCAATGTGCTGCTAGCTAGCCCTGGGCCACTGGCATTGGCGGGCATGGGCGTTGGGCTTAAGTCCGCAGAGGGCGCGTTGGCTTACAGCTTAGCACCTGCGCTTTTACAGCTGAGTTTGAGCTGGGGGGTGATAGCGCTGGGACGCCGCTTGCTGGTGGCTGACGGTGTGGCCGAGCGCCACTTTACTTGGTCGCCTGGCTATAACGCACGGCTACGTCAATTACTTGGCGGGTTAGGCGTCGCGCTGACCCCTGTAGTGGCGATTGCCGCCATGTCGGGACAGATGGAGACCCCCCTGGCGCTGCGCCCGGTGGCCATGGGGTTATTCTCTATGGGGCTGCTTGCCATGAGCTGGTGGCTAGGACAGCTCATCTTCTCCCATGTGCCCTTTTTTGGCGTAAGGCTCTTCCGGTTGATACTGGGGCTAGCGATGGCTTCGGTGCCACTCGTGTTGCTGGGCTTAGTGGCCTGGGGGTATGAGTACACCGCGCTGCGCTTGGTAGGGCGCTTTGCGATTACGCTCTACCTTTTAGGGCTATGGGTAGTGGTTGAAGCTACCGTGGTGCGTAGCCTCGCAGTGGCGGCGCGCAGGCTGGCTTATCGCCGCGCATTGGCCCGGCGCCGCGCCATGGTGCAAGAAGGCGCTGAAGGTGGGTTAGAGGTCGTTGAAGAGCCGCCGCTGGATATGGAGAAGATCAATACCCAATCGCTGCGCCTCTCGAAACTTATCTTGTTAATTGGCTTCAGTGCGCTGCTCTATTTGGTGTGGGCGGATCTGCTGACGGTATTGGGGTACTTGGACCATGTAGCGCTGTGGAATGCCGAAGAGGGAGATCTCGTTGGCGACACCCTCTCCATCTCGGATTTTTTCACCGCACTGCTGATTGTTGCGCTCACCTTTATTATGGCCAGTAATTTACCGGGCTTGTTAGAAGTGATGGTGCTTTCGCGGTTAGCGCTTAAGCAGGGGAGCGCCTATGCGATTAGCTCATTGCTCTCTTACACCATCGTCGGGACGGGCGTTGTGATGGCGTTAGCCGCGCTGGGGGTGTCTTGGGATAAGCTACAGTGGTTGGTGGCGGCGCTGAGTGTGGGTCTGGGCTTTGGTCTGCAGGAGATCTTTGCCAACTTTATTTCTGGCCTGATTATTCTGTTTGAGCGGCCCATTCGGATTGGCGACACGATTACGATAGGCAACCTGCATGGCACTGTTAGCCGGATACGCATCCGAGCTACTACGGTCACTGACTTTGATCGCAAAGAGATTATTATTCCTAATAAAACCTTTGTCACCGACCAGCTGATTAACTGGTCGCTTTCGGATAACGTGACCCGAGTGGTGCTCACTTATGGTGTCTCCCACGGTTCTGACTTGCCGTTGGTGCATCAGTTGCTGCGCCAAGCAGCGGACGAGAACGAACGGGTGTTAAGCGACCCGGAGCCTCAAGTGTTTTGTCTAAGCTATGGGCAGCACAGCCTGAACTTTGAGCTGCGTATCTTTGTTAATGACTTGGTGGACCGGCTGTTTGCCGCCGACGAAGTGAACTGCCGCGTGGATGAACTGTTCCGTGAAGCCGGAGTGCGCGTCGCATTCGAGCAAATGGATGTATGGCTGCACCCTGACGAAGGCGAGTCCGTCAAAGTGCAGTCGGCCAAACGTTTGCCGCCCGCTAACCTCAGCTGA
- a CDS encoding sulfate/molybdate ABC transporter ATP-binding protein, translating into MSIRLQNIAKHFANTQALEPINLDINEGELVGLLGPSGSGKTTLLRIIAGLESADRSPQPGKILFGDRDVTNVHVRDRRIGFVFQHYALFRHMSVYDNVAFGLTVMPKKRRPSNGEIRARVFRLLEMVQLQHLANRLPAQLSGGQQQRVSLARALAVEPDVLLLDEPFGALDAKVRQDLRRWLRRLHEELNFTSVFVTHDQEEALELSDRVVVMSNGRIEQIDTPETLYRSPKNRFVFEFLGDVNHLEGKVRQGVLTCGDAHLNVDLPDGDEELLLRPHEVRLALQPSAESHLPVTITAISPVGAEVRVELEADWLAKPWLATVRHADFEQLQMRRGQRLFAHPRQWHRFKEDTPAPEKHTRAA; encoded by the coding sequence ATGAGCATTCGCCTACAGAACATCGCCAAGCACTTTGCTAATACCCAGGCGCTTGAACCGATTAACCTGGATATTAACGAAGGAGAGTTAGTCGGTCTACTTGGCCCATCTGGCTCAGGAAAAACCACCCTACTGCGAATTATTGCGGGCCTAGAGAGCGCCGACCGTTCCCCACAGCCGGGTAAAATTCTGTTTGGCGACCGCGATGTCACAAACGTTCACGTGCGTGATCGCCGTATTGGCTTTGTGTTTCAACACTACGCGCTATTTCGTCATATGAGCGTCTACGACAACGTAGCGTTTGGCCTCACCGTGATGCCTAAAAAGCGCCGCCCCTCCAACGGCGAAATTCGCGCACGGGTGTTTAGGCTGCTGGAAATGGTGCAGCTGCAGCATTTAGCGAACCGTTTGCCTGCCCAGCTCTCTGGCGGCCAGCAGCAGCGCGTGTCGCTGGCCCGTGCGCTCGCCGTAGAGCCTGATGTACTGCTGTTAGATGAGCCGTTTGGCGCTTTGGATGCCAAAGTGCGCCAAGACCTGCGCCGCTGGTTACGCCGCCTGCACGAAGAACTTAACTTTACCAGCGTGTTTGTTACCCACGATCAAGAAGAAGCGTTAGAGCTCTCTGACCGTGTCGTTGTGATGAGTAACGGGCGTATCGAACAAATAGACACGCCTGAAACGCTCTATCGTTCACCCAAGAATCGCTTTGTATTTGAATTTCTTGGCGACGTTAATCACTTAGAGGGGAAGGTACGCCAAGGGGTGCTCACCTGCGGCGATGCTCATCTCAATGTTGACTTGCCTGACGGTGATGAAGAACTCTTGCTACGCCCGCATGAAGTACGCCTTGCCCTGCAGCCAAGTGCTGAAAGCCATCTGCCGGTGACTATTACGGCTATCTCACCGGTAGGTGCCGAAGTCCGTGTCGAATTAGAAGCCGACTGGCTGGCTAAACCATGGCTTGCAACGGTTCGCCATGCGGATTTTGAGCAGCTTCAGATGCGCCGAGGGCAACGTCTGTTTGCTCACCCCCGCCAGTGGCACCGATTTAAAGAGGATACGCCCGCCCCTGAGAAGCACACGCGGGCGGCGTAA
- a CDS encoding thiopurine S-methyltransferase — translation MENPWRQRWQEGRIGFHLSETHPALVRYWTTLGVTQGTKVLVPLCGKSLDMRWLADQGHPVLGIELAPEAIEQFFAQRSAGVSRYTQAGFDVSRQGSVELWCGDFFHLHIQQAAEVGAFYDRASLIALPPATRERYAFHLAQLVPPGAQGLLVSLSHGDHEAGPPFSVPGSEIERLFIPNFQVELLAHGEADDRGRSESVWALKRRGPHV, via the coding sequence ATGGAGAACCCATGGCGTCAGCGCTGGCAAGAGGGGCGTATCGGCTTCCACCTATCCGAGACGCATCCGGCGTTAGTGCGCTATTGGACGACGCTAGGCGTAACGCAGGGCACTAAGGTGCTGGTGCCGCTTTGCGGCAAAAGCCTGGATATGCGCTGGTTGGCAGATCAAGGGCATCCGGTGCTGGGCATTGAGCTGGCGCCGGAAGCTATTGAACAGTTTTTTGCCCAGCGAAGTGCCGGTGTCTCCCGCTATACCCAGGCAGGCTTTGATGTGTCTCGCCAGGGCAGCGTTGAGTTATGGTGCGGCGACTTTTTTCATCTGCACATTCAGCAGGCTGCCGAAGTGGGCGCGTTTTACGACCGCGCTTCATTGATTGCACTGCCCCCCGCTACTCGCGAGCGCTACGCGTTTCATTTAGCCCAGTTAGTGCCGCCGGGTGCCCAAGGGTTGCTTGTCAGCTTGTCACACGGGGATCATGAGGCTGGGCCGCCGTTTAGCGTGCCGGGGAGTGAAATTGAGCGTTTGTTCATACCTAATTTTCAGGTCGAACTATTAGCACATGGGGAAGCCGACGATCGAGGACGCAGTGAAAGCGTATGGGCATTAAAAAGGCGCGGCCCACACGTTTAA
- the cysW gene encoding sulfate ABC transporter permease subunit CysW, whose protein sequence is MRRIGDAPAVRRTLIGAALLLSALFLLLPLVAIFAQAFSQGVMVFWANVSNTFTLHAIGLTLVIALMTIPICLVFGIALAWLVTRFSFPGRRILQTLIDIPFAVSPVVAGLIYLLLYGRNGWIGSWLDTHDIQLMFAWPGILMVTIFVTCPFVARELIPLMQAQGSREEEAAVTLGAGGWTTFRRVTLPNIRWALLYGIILTNARAVGEFGAVSVVAGAIRGKTNTLPLHLEQLYQDYNAVGAFSSAALLALIALLTLAAKAGLEWRASRQEALL, encoded by the coding sequence ATGCGCAGGATTGGTGATGCACCCGCCGTGCGGCGTACACTGATTGGCGCCGCACTGCTGTTGTCAGCGCTATTTTTGCTGCTGCCACTGGTGGCCATTTTCGCCCAAGCGTTTTCTCAAGGCGTGATGGTCTTTTGGGCCAACGTCAGCAATACCTTCACGCTGCACGCCATCGGCCTTACGCTCGTCATCGCACTGATGACCATTCCAATTTGTCTGGTATTTGGCATCGCGCTAGCGTGGCTAGTGACCCGCTTTAGCTTTCCAGGTCGGCGCATTCTGCAAACGCTAATTGATATTCCGTTTGCCGTTTCCCCTGTTGTAGCCGGGCTTATTTATCTGTTGCTCTATGGCCGCAATGGCTGGATTGGCAGCTGGCTAGACACGCACGATATTCAACTGATGTTCGCTTGGCCCGGCATTTTAATGGTGACTATTTTCGTCACCTGCCCCTTCGTGGCACGCGAGTTGATTCCGCTGATGCAGGCCCAAGGCTCGCGAGAAGAGGAAGCTGCCGTAACGCTGGGTGCTGGCGGTTGGACGACCTTTCGACGTGTCACACTACCGAACATTCGCTGGGCGCTGCTTTACGGGATTATCCTCACCAACGCACGCGCTGTCGGTGAATTTGGCGCCGTTTCGGTGGTCGCAGGCGCTATTCGTGGCAAGACAAATACCTTACCACTGCACCTTGAACAGCTTTACCAGGATTACAACGCGGTAGGCGCATTTTCTAGCGCTGCGCTGCTGGCCCTTATTGCCCTGTTAACCCTTGCGGCCAAGGCAGGCCTGGAATGGCGCGCATCGCGCCAGGAGGCACTTTTATGA